In candidate division KSB1 bacterium, the following proteins share a genomic window:
- a CDS encoding right-handed parallel beta-helix repeat-containing protein, producing the protein MTKFFGSLGSLLLVGLLIGCTSPTSHKPEPPTPKRDGVPLDRTLTEIFPSATGKPWLIDSDWVIGPDDVVRIHEGTEFIFDINPSDTIGPVWVDVQGQLIADGSPDAPIIFTTAFVDKDRGHWRGFKLRNPDPARGSVFEHCVFEYGAYFDVDTVSDRGTDAQLYRGMLSIINSSPRIERCVVYYNQNNAVFISGQNARPTIRFNIFTENDASAVRADTLVDLDEIVLAYNDVADNSAIAFLMGYDSTRFGKFTQVNSNLDSCDQFFNVEISPLFVDAPNGDFGLQPCSPAIDAGPTDSPQFNDADGTRADMGISPYLQSPGELRGVLAGTDIVLDPAVAYRMSCDLRVNFGQTLTIPAGTTIEINDVYDIEAFGRIRCMGTADNPVRFWRQGGTNSWGTMTIHEVDSMQRRPAPWTFPSEFRYTEFVNYQSINIEKPGAVFEACKFERGFFYGAWVNLPSKNIEDSVNFSYCDFLECGAFGLVIAESPAGVRNCKVVHAKGRGITVWKGGDKVAISNCIVDACSTSGIVIEVHAHPLILNNSIRDCGYYGLQITDQSRPVVMNTIVVNSARYGVYTYASALPYLDYNCFFNNYTLGNQNLNFGPPESGGDTLDSFNDVTDNPLLGADFQLGAGSPAIDAGNPEAPYNDVDASRNDMGAFGGPQGGRVGRFSLPRNPHTLAAK; encoded by the coding sequence ATGACGAAATTTTTCGGCTCGCTTGGGAGCCTGCTCCTGGTCGGTCTGCTGATCGGCTGCACCAGCCCGACGTCCCACAAACCGGAGCCGCCCACCCCGAAGCGCGACGGCGTACCGCTCGACCGAACGCTGACGGAGATCTTCCCGTCCGCCACGGGCAAGCCGTGGTTGATCGATTCCGACTGGGTGATCGGCCCGGACGATGTAGTGCGGATTCACGAGGGTACGGAGTTCATCTTCGACATCAATCCCAGCGACACAATCGGCCCGGTGTGGGTGGACGTGCAAGGTCAGTTGATCGCCGATGGCTCGCCCGACGCGCCGATTATCTTCACGACGGCGTTCGTGGACAAGGATCGCGGGCACTGGCGCGGCTTCAAGCTGCGCAACCCCGATCCGGCGCGCGGGTCCGTGTTCGAACATTGCGTGTTTGAATACGGCGCCTATTTCGACGTGGATACGGTGTCCGATCGCGGGACGGACGCTCAGCTCTATCGCGGGATGCTCTCGATCATCAACAGCAGCCCGCGCATCGAACGCTGCGTCGTGTACTACAATCAGAACAACGCGGTGTTTATCAGCGGCCAGAACGCGCGGCCGACGATCCGGTTCAACATTTTCACGGAAAACGACGCCTCGGCGGTCCGCGCGGATACGCTCGTCGATCTGGACGAGATCGTGCTGGCCTACAACGACGTCGCGGACAACTCGGCCATCGCGTTCCTGATGGGTTACGATAGCACGCGATTCGGCAAGTTCACGCAGGTGAATTCGAATCTGGATAGTTGCGACCAGTTCTTCAACGTCGAGATCTCGCCGCTGTTTGTCGATGCGCCCAACGGCGATTTCGGGCTGCAACCCTGCTCGCCCGCGATCGATGCCGGTCCAACCGACTCGCCGCAATTCAACGATGCGGACGGCACCCGGGCGGACATGGGGATCTCGCCCTATTTGCAATCGCCGGGCGAATTGCGCGGCGTGCTGGCGGGAACGGACATCGTGCTGGATCCGGCCGTTGCCTATCGCATGTCCTGCGATTTGCGCGTGAATTTCGGACAGACGCTGACGATCCCGGCGGGAACGACCATCGAAATCAACGACGTTTACGACATCGAAGCGTTCGGTCGAATCCGCTGCATGGGCACCGCCGACAACCCGGTGCGCTTCTGGCGGCAGGGCGGCACGAATTCGTGGGGGACGATGACGATTCACGAAGTCGATAGCATGCAACGGCGGCCGGCACCGTGGACCTTCCCCTCCGAGTTCCGCTATACGGAATTCGTCAATTATCAATCGATCAACATCGAGAAACCGGGCGCGGTGTTTGAAGCCTGCAAATTCGAGCGCGGCTTCTTCTATGGCGCCTGGGTGAATCTGCCCAGCAAGAACATCGAAGACAGTGTCAATTTCAGCTATTGCGACTTCCTCGAGTGCGGAGCCTTCGGGCTGGTGATCGCGGAAAGCCCGGCCGGAGTCCGCAACTGCAAAGTCGTGCACGCGAAGGGGCGCGGGATCACCGTGTGGAAGGGCGGCGACAAGGTCGCGATCTCGAATTGCATCGTCGATGCGTGCAGCACGAGCGGCATCGTCATCGAAGTGCACGCGCATCCGCTGATTCTCAACAACTCCATTCGCGATTGCGGTTACTACGGACTCCAGATTACCGACCAATCCCGGCCGGTGGTGATGAACACGATCGTCGTCAACTCGGCACGCTATGGGGTTTACACCTACGCCAGCGCGCTTCCGTATCTGGACTACAACTGCTTCTTCAATAACTACACGCTGGGGAATCAGAATCTGAATTTCGGTCCGCCGGAATCCGGCGGCGATACGTTGGATTCGTTCAACGACGTCACGGATAATCCGCTGCTCGGCGCCGATTTCCAGCTGGGAGCCGGTTCCCCGGCCATTGACGCCGGCAATCCCGAAGCGCCATACAACGACGTGGACGCGTCCCGCAATGACATGGGCGCCTTCGGCGGCCCGCAGGGCGGCCGCGTCGGTCGGTTCAGTCTGCCCCGCAACCCGCACACCTTGGCCGCCAAATGA
- a CDS encoding PorV/PorQ family protein produces the protein MMRWTSLALLAALCLLPEFGWAQAKVGTAGVQFLKISPSCRAVGMGEAYVAVANDASAIFHNPGALARIAEPHATLSYIDYAAGLQYGYIGMSQPMKKLNGTVAASVVYLTTDEMEETTSLQPQGTGRTFTAGDMAVGLSYSQQLTNKFSVGGTLKVINESLADKSATGWGADLGTYYYTGWRSVRLAMLTSNFGPDMNFVDNPFPLPMNFTFGMAGYIMNSGPRDFWTGSDSVGCHAVLLSGAWSHPNDNLEVYNVGLEYGFANSAFLRFGKKINGLTRKGWDEYQRKIEAGEDATSENPFYEYPLFSKTGKFFQNGASVGAGLKFDKIGLTIDYAFNGIAYLDNIHRFSLGYRFNRPLF, from the coding sequence ATGATGCGATGGACTTCCCTTGCTCTTCTTGCCGCGCTGTGTCTCCTGCCGGAATTCGGCTGGGCACAGGCCAAAGTGGGAACCGCCGGTGTGCAGTTTCTTAAGATCAGCCCGAGCTGCCGAGCGGTCGGAATGGGCGAAGCGTATGTGGCCGTCGCCAACGACGCCTCCGCTATTTTCCATAACCCGGGCGCGCTGGCCCGGATCGCGGAACCGCATGCCACGCTCAGCTATATCGATTACGCCGCGGGTTTGCAGTATGGCTATATCGGAATGTCGCAACCGATGAAGAAACTGAACGGAACGGTCGCCGCCTCCGTGGTCTATCTGACCACGGACGAAATGGAAGAGACGACGTCCCTCCAGCCACAAGGTACGGGCCGGACGTTCACCGCGGGCGACATGGCCGTCGGACTCAGCTACAGCCAGCAACTGACGAACAAGTTCTCGGTCGGCGGAACGCTGAAAGTCATCAATGAATCGCTCGCCGACAAGTCCGCGACCGGTTGGGGCGCCGATCTCGGGACGTACTATTACACCGGCTGGCGCAGCGTCCGGCTGGCGATGTTGACCTCGAATTTCGGTCCGGACATGAACTTCGTGGACAATCCGTTCCCGCTGCCGATGAATTTCACGTTCGGCATGGCCGGCTACATCATGAACTCCGGTCCGCGCGATTTCTGGACCGGCTCCGATTCGGTCGGTTGCCATGCCGTGCTGCTGTCGGGCGCCTGGTCGCATCCCAACGACAACCTTGAAGTCTATAATGTCGGGCTCGAATACGGTTTCGCGAATTCGGCCTTCCTGCGCTTCGGCAAAAAGATAAACGGCCTGACCCGCAAAGGTTGGGACGAATATCAGCGCAAGATCGAAGCCGGGGAAGACGCGACGAGCGAGAACCCGTTTTATGAGTATCCGCTGTTCTCGAAAACCGGAAAGTTCTTCCAGAACGGCGCCTCGGTCGGCGCCGGACTGAAGTTCGACAAGATAGGACTGACCATTGACTATGCCTTCAACGGCATCGCCTATCTCGACAACATCCACCGGTTTTCGCTCGGGTACCGTTTCAACCGACCGCTGTTTTGA